A single Anopheles arabiensis isolate DONGOLA chromosome 2, AaraD3, whole genome shotgun sequence DNA region contains:
- the LOC120894395 gene encoding 60S ribosomal protein L36 encodes MAPRYEMCVGLNKGHKTTKIKQLQYRGDRKVKGIRPSRLKGIQTKHTKFVRDLVREVVGHAPYEKRGMELLKVSKDKRALKFLKRRLGTHIRAKRKREELSNILAHMRKAAHK; translated from the exons ATGGCTCCGAGATACGAAATGTGTGTCGGCCTGAACAAGGGCCACAAGACCACCAAGATCAAGCAGCTGCAGTACCGCGGCGACCGCAAAGTCAAGGGAATCCGCCCGTCCCGCCTGAAGGGT ATCCAAACCAAGCACACCAAGTTCGTGCGCGATCTGGTGCGTGAGGTCGTCGGTCATGCCCCGTACGAGAAGCGCGGTATGGAATTGCTGAAGGTGTCCAAGGATAAGCGTGCGCTCAAGTTCCTGAAGCGACGCCTCGGCACGCACATCCGTGCCAAGAGGAAGCGCGAGGAGCTGTCCAACATTCTGGCCCATATGCGCAAGGCCGCGCACAAGTaa